A stretch of Monomorium pharaonis isolate MP-MQ-018 chromosome 7, ASM1337386v2, whole genome shotgun sequence DNA encodes these proteins:
- the LOC105831215 gene encoding endoglucanase E-4, translating to MKLDLFVTCVTILPALLITASTREINAVPTENVKAAENVSDYAQVLELSLLFYEAQRSGKLPKNNRISWRGDSALCDRGSNGEDLTGGYYDAGDFVKFGFTMAFTTTLLAWGAVNWPEAYDAAGQLDEVRSAIKWSTDYFIKCHVSENVLYGQVGDFPVDHMFWGRPEKLNTTRPTYKIDAEHPGSDLAGETAAALAATSIVFSDVDPEYSAKCLEHAKGLYRFADVYRGLYHEAIRGAERYYESTDYGDELAWAAIWLFKATGDVRYFEDAVHHYQHFHLKERPNAFFYNKKVAGIQVLLAELTGLSEYQNATRAFCDFSVRQQKRTLKGLLFIDKTGTLGHAANVAFVCLVAADTPEIGDSQEYRQFAKEQIDYMLGGAGRSYVVGYGRNSPRQPHHAASSCPDRPAPCGWQEFSKNAPNPQILYGALVSGPDEMDLFKDYREEYAYTEVTLDYNAGFTSALAGLLQLQLKSADRKSPVEN from the exons ATGAAGCTCGACCTCTTCGTCACGTGCGTCACG ATTCTGCCGGCATTATTGATCACCGCGTCGACGCGCGAGATAAACGCTGTCCCGACGGAAAACGTGAAGGCAGCCGAGAACGTGAGCGATTACGCCCAAGTTCTCGAGCTCTCGCTATTGTTTTACGAAGCGCAGCGGTCTGGAAAGCTGCCGAAGAACAACAGAATTTCGTGGCGCGGCGACTCCGCGCTGTGCGATCGCGGCTCGAACGGCGAGGACCTAACTGGAGGATACTACGATG CTGGTGACTTCGTTAAGTTCGGCTTCACGATGGCTTTCACGACGACGCTCTTGGCCTGGGGAGCGGTCAATTGGCCGGAGGCTTACGACGCCGCCGGTCAGCTCGACGAAGTTCGTAGTGCTATCAAATGGTCCACCGATTACTTCATCAAGTGTCACGTAAGCGAGAACGTTCTGTACGGGCAAGTGGGCGATTTTCCCGTCGACCATATGTTTTGGGGAAGACCCGAGAAGCTGAACACCACCAGGCCAACTTACAAGATTGATGCCGAACACCCCG GTTCCGATCTCGCCGGCGAAACGGCCGCGGCCCTCGCGGCCACGAGCATCGTCTTCAGCGACGTCGATCCCGAGTACAGCGCCAAGTGTCTCGAGCACGCGAAGGGCCTGTACAGATTCGCCGACGTTTACCGTGGGCTTTATCACGAGGCGATACGCGGCGCCGAGCGGTACTACGAGAGCACGGATTACGGCGACGAGCTGGCGTGGGCTGCGATCTGGCTCTTCAAGGCGACCGGGGACGTGAGGTACTTCGAGGACGCGGTACATCACTATCAGCATTTCCATCTCAAGGAGCGACCGAACGCATTCTTCTACAACAAAAAGGTCGCCGGGATCCag GTGCTGCTGGCCGAATTGACGGGACTGTCCGAGTACCAGAACGCCACCCGCGCGTTCTGCGACTTCTCGGTGCGGCAGCAAAAACGCACGCTGAAGGGCCTTCTGTTCATCGACAAGACAGGTACTCTTGGCCACGCCGCTAACGTGGCCTTCGTCTGCCTGGTAGCGGCGGACACCCCGGAAATCGGCGACTCGCAGGAATACCGGCAATTCGCCAAGGAACAAATTGACTACATGCTGGGCGGAGCGG GGAGAAGTTACGTGGTCGGTTACGGCAGGAATTCACCGAGGCAGCCGCACCACGCCGCGTCTTCCTGCCCCGATAGACCGGCGCCCTGCGGGTGGCAGGAATTCAGCAAGAACGCGCCGAATCCGCAGATCCTCTACGGCGCTTTAGTCTCCGGACCGGACGAGATGGATTTGTTTAAAGATTACCGCGAGGAGTACGCCTATACGGAGGTCACGCTGGACTACAACGCTGGTTTCACCAGCGCGCTCGCCGGACTGCTGCAGCTGCAATTGAAGAGCGCGGATAGAAAATCGCCAgtagaaaattaa